Proteins encoded together in one Xenopus laevis strain J_2021 chromosome 6L, Xenopus_laevis_v10.1, whole genome shotgun sequence window:
- the galnt1.L gene encoding polypeptide N-acetylgalactosaminyltransferase 1-like: MRESQGGEIQRRTMDGRHIAISEQDRKWSFGVTKVDYGDISTRLGLRHKLQCKPFSWYLENVYPDSQIPRHYYSLGEIRNVETNQCLDNMARKENEKVGIFNCHGMGGNQVFSYTASKEIRTDDLCLDVSKLNGPVIMLKCHHLRGNQLWEYDPVVTYLVITYPSNYNLFYT; encoded by the exons ATgagagagagccagggaggagaaatccagcggcgcacaatggatggtcgccatatcgccatTTCtgaacaggacaggaagtggagtttcg GGGTGACTAAAGTTGACTATGGAGACATATCTACCAGATTAGGCCTGAGACATAAACTGCAATGTAAGCCCTTTTCCTGGTACTTAGAAAATGTATATCCTGATTCCCAGATACCTCGTCATTATTACTCTTTGGGTGAG ATTAGAAATGTTGAGACAAACCAGTGTCTGGACAATAtggcaagaaaagaaaatgagaaaGTTGGTATCTTCAACTGCCATGGAATGGGAGGGAACCAG GTTTTCTCCTATACAGCTAGCAAAGAAATACGAACAGATGATTTATGTTTAGATGTATCTAAACTTAATGGTCCAGTCATTATGCTTAAGTGTCACCACTTAAGAGGCAATCAGTTATGGGAGTATGATCCAGTG GTAACATACTTGGTGATAACTTATCCCTCAAATTATAACCTCTTCTATACGTGA